One Dasypus novemcinctus isolate mDasNov1 chromosome 1, mDasNov1.1.hap2, whole genome shotgun sequence genomic window carries:
- the PCDH7 gene encoding protocadherin-7 isoform X9, with the protein MLRMRTAGCVRGWFLGCCLLLPLSISLAAAKQLLRYRLAEEGPADVRIGNVASDLGIVTGSGEVTFSLESGSEYLKIDNLTGELSTSERRIDREKLPQCQMIFDENECFLDFEVSVIGPSQSWVDLFEGRVIVLDINDNTPTFPSPVLTLTVEENRPVGTLYLLPTATDRDFGRNGIERYELLQEPGGGGGGGSEGRRAGPADSAPYPGGGGNGASGGGTGGSKRRLDAPEGGGGASPGGRSSVFELQVADTPDGEKQPQLIVKGALDREQRDSYELTLRVRDGGDPPRSSQAILRVLITDVNDNSPRFEKSVYEADLAENSAPGTPILQLRAADLDVGVNGQIEYVFGAATESVRRLLRLDEMSGWLSVLHRIDREEVNQLRFTVMARDRGQPPKTDKATVVLNIKDENDNVPSIEIRKIGRIPLKDGVANVAEDVLVDTPIALVQVSDRDQGENGVVTCTVVGDVPFQLKPASDTEGDQNKKKYFLHTSAPLDYETTREFNVVIVAVDSGSPSLSSNNSLVVKVGDTNDNPPVFGQSVVEVYFPENNIPGERVATVLATDADSGKNAEIAYSLDTSVMGIFAIDPDSGDILVNSVLDREQTDRYEFKVNAKDKGIPVLQGSTTVIVQVADKNDNDPKFMQDVFTFYVKENLQPNSPVGMVTVMDADKGRNAEMSLYIEENSNIFSIENDTGTIYSTMSFDREHQTTYTFRVKAVDGGDPPRSATATVSLFVMDENDNAPTVTLPRNISYTLLPPSSNVRTVVATVLATDSDDGINADLNYSIVGGNPFKLFEIDSTSGVVSLVGKLTQKHYGLHRLVVQVNDSGQPSQSTTTLVHVFVNESVSNATVIDSQIARSLHTPLTQDIAGDPSYEISKQRLSIVIGVVAGIMTVILIILIVVMARYCRSKNKNGYEAGKKDHEDFFTPQQHDKSKKPKKDKKNKKSKQPLYSSIVTVEASKPNGQRYDSVNEKLSDSPSMGRYRSVNGGPGSPDLARHYKSSSPLPTVQLHPQSPTAGKKHQAVQDLPPANTFVGAGDNISIGSDHCSEYSCQTNNKYSKQMRLHPYITVVG; encoded by the coding sequence ATGCTTAGGATGCGGACGGCGGGCTGCGTGCGCGGCTGGTTCCTGGGTTGCTGCCTCCTCCTGCCGCTCTCGATCAGCTTGGCGGCCGCCAAGCAACTCCTTCGGTACCGGCTGGCCGAAGAGGGCCCCGCCGACGTCCGCATCGGCAACGTCGCCTCGGACCTGGGCATCGTGACGGGCTCGGGCGAGGTGACTTTCAGCCTCGAGTCGGGCTCCGAGTACCTGAAGATCGACAACCTCACCGGCGAGCTGAGCACCAGCGAGCGGCGCATCGACCGCGAGAAGCTGCCCCAGTGTCAGATGATCTTCGACGAAAACGAGTGCTTCCTGGACTTCGAGGTGTCAGTGATCGGGCCCTCGCAGAGCTGGGTGGACCTATTCGAGGGTCGGGTCATTGTGCTCGACATCAACGACAACACGCCCACCTTCCCGTCGCCGGTGCTCACGCTGACGGTGGAGGAGAACCGGCCTGTGGGCACGCTCTACCTGCTTCCTACCGCCACCGACCGTGACTTCGGTCGCAACGGGATCGAGCGCTACGAGCTGCTCCAGGAgcccgggggcggcggcggcggcggcagcgagGGCCGGCGTGCGGGGCCGGCCGACAGCGCCCCCTACCCAGGGGGCGGCGGGAACGGCGCGAGCGGCGGCGGCACGGGTGGCTCCAAGCGGCGACTGGACGCGCCCGAGGGCGGCGGCGGGGCGAGCCCGGGCGGCCGCAGCAGCGTGTTCGAGCTGCAGGTGGCCGACACCCCGGACGGCGAGAAGCAGCCGCAGCTGATCGTGAAGGGGGCGCTGGACCGGGAGCAGCGCGATTCCTACGAACTGACCCTGAGGGTGCGTGACGGCGGCGACCCGCCGCGCTCGTCGCAGGCCATCCTGCGGGTGCTCATCACCGACGTGAACGACAACAGCCCCCGCTTCGAGAAGAGCGTGTACGAGGCTGACCTGGCGGAGAATAGCGCTCCGGGGACCCCCATCTTGCAGCTGCGCGCCGCGGACCTGGATGTGGGGGTCAACGGGCAAATCGAGTACGTGTTCGGGGCGGCCACCGAGTCGGTGCGGCGGCTGCTGCGCCTAGACGAGATGTCTGGCTGGCTTAGCGTCCTGCACCGCATCGACCGCGAGGAGGTGAACCAACTGCGTTTCACTGTCATGGCACGCGACCGCGGGCAGCCCCCCAAGACCGACAAGGCCACCGTGGTGCTCAACATCAAGGACGAGAACGACAACGTGCCGTCCATTGAAATTCGCAAGATCGGGCGCATCCCACTCAAAGACGGGGTGGCCAACGTGGCTGAGGACGTTCTGGTCGACACCCCCATCGCCCTGGTGCAGGTGTCGGATCGAGACCAAGGAGAGAATGGGGTGGTCACCTGCACCGTGGTGGGCGACGTGCCCTTCCAGCTCAAGCCGGCCAGCGACACAGAGGGCGACCAGAACAAGAAAAAGTACTTCCTGCACACCTCGGCCCCCCTGGACTATGAGACCACCCGGGAGTTCAACGTGGTCATAGTGGCGGTGGACTCGGGCAGCCCCAGCCTTTCCAGCAACAACTCCCTGGTGGTCAAGGTGGGGGACACCAACGACAACCCGCCCGTTTTCGGCCAGTCGGTGGTGGAGGTTTACTTCCCGGAGAACAACATCCCCGGCGAGAGGGTGGCCACCGTGCTGGCCACAGACGCGGATAGCGGCAAGAACGCGGAGATCGCCTACTCCCTGGACACGTCGGTGATGGGGATCTTTGCCATCGATCCCGATTCTGGGGACATCCTGGTCAATTCGGTGCTGGACCGCGAGCAGACTGACAGGTATGAGTTTAAAGttaatgccaaagacaaaggcaTCCCGGTGCTCCAGGGCAGCACCACGGTGATTGTGCAGGTGGCTGACAAGAATGACAATGACCCTAAGTTTATGCAGGACGTCTTTACCTTTTATGTGAAAGAGAACTTGCagcccaacagccctgtggggaTGGTCACTGTGATGGATGCTGACAAGGGGCGCAACGCAGAGATGAGCCTCTACATAGAGGAGAACAGTAACATTTTTTCCATTGAAAATGACACAGGGACCATATACTCCACAATGTCTTTTGACCGGGAACATCAGACCACATATACTTTCAGAGTTAAGGCTGTGGATGGGGGAGATCCTCCCAGATCGGCCACAGCTACAGTCTCTCTCTTTGTGATGGATGAGAATGACAATGCTCCCACAGTTACCCTTCCCAGAAACATTTCTTACACTTTACTGCCACCTTCAAGTAATGTCAGGACAGTAGTAGCTACAGTGTTGGCAACAGACAGTGACGATGGCATCAATGCAGACCTTAACTACAGCATTGTGGGAGGGAATCCCTTCAAGCTGTTTGAGATTGATTCCACCAGTGGTGTGGTTTCCTTAGTAGGGAAACTCACCCAAAAGCACTATGGCTTGCACAGGTTGGTGGTGCAAGTGAATGACAGTGGGCAGCCTTCCCAGTCCACCACGACTCTGGTACATGTGTTTGTCAATGAAAGTGTTTCTAATGCAACTGTGATTGACTCCCAGATAGCCAGAAGTTTGCACACCCCACTCACCCAGGACATAGCTGGAGATCCAAGCTATGAAATTAGCAAACAGAGACTCAGCATTGTCATTGGGGTGGTTGCAGGAATTATGACAGTGATTTTGATCATCTTAATTGTAGTGATGGCAAGGTACTGCAGgtccaaaaataaaaatggctatGAAGCCGGCAAAAAAGATCATGAAGACTTTTTTACACCCCAACAGCATGACAAATCAAAAAAGCCTAAAAaggacaagaaaaacaaaaaatctaaGCAGCCTCTTTACAGCAGCATTGTCACAGTAGAAGCTTCTAAACCAAATGGACAGAGGTATGATAGTGTCAATGAGAAGCTGTCAGACAGCCCCAGCATGGGGCGATACCGATCTGTTAATGGTGGGCCTGGCAGTCCTGATCTGGCCAGGCATTACAAATCTAGTTCCCC